A genomic segment from Syntrophales bacterium encodes:
- a CDS encoding electron transfer flavoprotein subunit beta/FixA family protein, with amino-acid sequence MNIVACVKQVPDTEAQIKVKPDGSGIDESGIKWVMNPYDEYGLEEALRLKEKFGGEVTVVSLGPARVMETIRTALAMGADKGIHICDPAFDGADAYTTATALAAAIAGIPHDIIFCGQRAIDDDSGQVGSVLAELLGIPQLTIVTKVDVDGMSIKVIRPIEGAQLLIEGTLPCVVTAQKGLNEPRYASLPGIMKAKKKPLDTKDAAALGVTVDVKAKVARFIPPPARAAGKIIGGDDPTTKAAELARLLREEAKVI; translated from the coding sequence GTGAACATTGTTGCATGTGTAAAACAGGTTCCGGATACGGAAGCACAGATCAAGGTGAAGCCCGATGGATCGGGAATTGACGAAAGCGGAATCAAATGGGTCATGAATCCTTATGATGAGTATGGTCTTGAAGAGGCCCTCAGATTGAAGGAGAAGTTCGGGGGAGAAGTCACCGTTGTTTCTTTAGGTCCGGCAAGGGTCATGGAGACCATCAGGACCGCCCTTGCCATGGGTGCCGACAAGGGGATTCACATCTGTGATCCGGCTTTTGATGGCGCCGATGCTTATACCACAGCAACGGCCCTCGCTGCTGCCATTGCCGGTATCCCGCATGACATCATCTTCTGTGGGCAGCGTGCTATTGACGATGACTCCGGCCAGGTTGGTTCTGTCCTCGCTGAACTTCTTGGTATCCCGCAGTTGACAATTGTTACAAAAGTTGATGTGGACGGCATGTCCATAAAGGTTATCAGGCCGATTGAGGGCGCCCAGCTTTTGATTGAAGGTACCCTGCCCTGCGTGGTTACCGCCCAGAAAGGATTGAATGAACCCCGTTATGCATCCCTGCCCGGGATCATGAAGGCTAAGAAGAAACCTCTTGATACCAAGGATGCCGCGGCGCTGGGTGTAACCGTGGATGTAAAGGCAAAAGTCGCCAGGTTCATACCGCCTCCCGCCAGAGCAGCGGGGAAAATTATCGGCGGTGATGATCCGACAACAAAGGCGGCGGAGCTGGCCAGGCTGTTAAGGGAAGAGGCAAAGGTCATCTAA
- the argS gene encoding arginine--tRNA ligase: MKNRLTVLLENAVKDCADRGLLPGGALPSIEVDVTKDIAHGDYASNVAMVLASRTRENSRKVAEILCRHIHDPDGILEKIEIAGPGFLNFFIREEAWVAMLEAVDKLGDCYGHSIWGNSRKVLVEFVSANPTGPLHIGHARGAAVGDVIANLLTMSEFSVSREYYINDAGSQMNNLGRSVMFRYLKLLGEEIEFSESCYQGDYIGHIAVEILKRDGDAHLAMDRKEVIRLFTDYAANVIMGEIKEDLQAFGVVFDSYLSERELYKDNGVAKLLAELEKKGFIYQNGETFWFRTTDFGDEKDRVVIRRNGEPTYFAADIAYHQNKYIRGFDTVIDVWGADHHGYIPRMYAGIQALGREKDSLRIVLVQLVNLMRDGKPVAMSTRAGEFVTLKEVVDEVGRDAARYNFLMRRSDSHLDFDLEVAKKQSNENPVYYVQYAHARICSILKRASEQGDKIPGYGDADLHLLKLPEEVELIKTVTRFPEVVEGAALAIEPHRLTFYLNDLAAIFHSYYNKNRVLSDDEGLSRARLFLVKSVRTVLRNALKLLGVSAPEKM, encoded by the coding sequence ATGAAGAACAGACTAACGGTATTACTGGAAAATGCCGTGAAGGACTGTGCCGATAGGGGTTTACTCCCGGGAGGGGCGCTTCCCTCTATAGAAGTGGATGTTACTAAAGATATTGCCCACGGTGATTATGCATCTAATGTGGCAATGGTACTGGCATCCCGTACCAGGGAGAATTCCCGTAAGGTTGCCGAAATCCTTTGCCGTCATATCCATGATCCTGACGGGATCCTCGAAAAAATAGAGATTGCCGGTCCCGGGTTTTTAAACTTTTTCATCAGGGAAGAGGCATGGGTAGCAATGCTTGAAGCCGTGGATAAGTTAGGAGATTGTTACGGCCATTCCATTTGGGGGAACAGCAGAAAGGTCCTTGTGGAATTTGTCAGCGCCAACCCGACGGGGCCGCTCCATATCGGTCATGCGAGGGGGGCGGCGGTGGGTGATGTCATTGCCAATCTCCTCACGATGTCAGAGTTTTCTGTTTCCCGGGAGTACTACATCAATGATGCGGGCAGCCAGATGAATAACCTGGGAAGGTCCGTTATGTTTCGTTATCTGAAGTTGTTGGGGGAGGAAATTGAATTTTCCGAAAGCTGCTACCAGGGGGACTACATTGGGCATATTGCCGTAGAGATTCTGAAAAGGGACGGGGATGCTCATCTTGCCATGGATCGGAAGGAGGTCATCCGTCTCTTCACCGACTATGCCGCCAATGTGATCATGGGAGAGATCAAAGAGGACTTGCAGGCCTTTGGGGTGGTTTTCGACAGTTACCTCAGCGAGAGAGAGCTTTACAAAGATAACGGGGTTGCAAAATTGCTTGCGGAGCTTGAGAAAAAAGGATTTATCTATCAGAATGGGGAAACTTTTTGGTTTAGGACAACCGATTTCGGGGATGAGAAAGATCGGGTTGTCATTAGGAGAAATGGTGAACCGACTTATTTTGCCGCCGACATTGCCTACCATCAAAACAAGTATATCCGGGGCTTCGATACGGTTATTGATGTCTGGGGAGCGGATCACCATGGCTATATCCCACGGATGTATGCAGGTATTCAGGCCCTGGGCAGAGAAAAAGATTCTCTGAGGATTGTTCTGGTGCAATTGGTAAATCTAATGCGGGATGGTAAGCCTGTGGCCATGTCCACGCGGGCCGGGGAATTTGTGACCCTGAAGGAAGTGGTGGATGAGGTAGGAAGGGATGCGGCACGGTACAACTTTCTTATGAGGCGGTCGGACAGCCACCTTGATTTTGATCTGGAGGTAGCGAAGAAACAATCCAATGAGAATCCCGTATACTATGTGCAGTACGCCCATGCGCGGATTTGCAGCATTTTGAAGCGGGCCAGCGAACAGGGTGATAAAATTCCCGGTTATGGTGATGCGGATTTGCATCTCCTGAAACTTCCCGAGGAGGTGGAGTTAATCAAAACTGTTACCCGTTTTCCTGAGGTGGTGGAGGGCGCGGCGTTGGCCATTGAGCCCCATCGTCTGACATTTTACCTGAACGACCTCGCCGCTATTTTTCACAGTTACTATAACAAAAACAGGGTGCTCTCTGATGATGAGGGGCTCAGCAGAGCAAGGCTGTTTCTGGTAAAATCCGTCCGTACCGTATTGAGGAATGCATTAAAATTATTAGGTGTTTCAGCTCCGGAGAAGATGTAG
- a CDS encoding SPOR domain-containing protein has translation MAPRNTRTFEFKLGKRGFILFIFGISLLLFFVYVFGVMVGKNIDTYPEKLSWGIPDMVKKRLGFSYKPDKTETVAAVRERMGGSTAEEDFDLTFYDTLTRKWDERRGVILEGSKEKKPAIPQAEQRKDKRPPLPAVTEHSREKTPPVKEKYLVQVVSYREKEKADRLCKRLKVLGYNPGIVTTELPGRGRWFRVILGGFETRQEAQKVVGVVSKKIAGLSCVIRSTNGPEGSGEVQGW, from the coding sequence ATGGCGCCCAGGAACACGAGAACATTTGAATTCAAGTTAGGTAAGCGGGGATTTATCCTGTTCATCTTCGGGATATCTCTTTTACTGTTTTTTGTATATGTATTTGGCGTGATGGTGGGGAAAAATATTGATACCTATCCGGAGAAGCTATCCTGGGGTATTCCTGATATGGTCAAAAAAAGGTTGGGTTTTTCTTACAAGCCGGATAAAACAGAGACAGTAGCGGCGGTGAGGGAAAGAATGGGTGGCTCCACTGCGGAAGAGGATTTCGACCTTACCTTCTACGATACCCTGACCAGGAAATGGGACGAACGAAGAGGAGTCATTCTGGAAGGGAGCAAGGAAAAAAAACCTGCAATTCCCCAGGCTGAACAAAGGAAAGATAAAAGGCCGCCCCTACCGGCGGTTACTGAACATAGCAGAGAAAAGACACCCCCTGTCAAGGAAAAATACCTGGTCCAGGTGGTATCTTATAGAGAAAAAGAGAAGGCCGACAGGTTGTGTAAAAGATTGAAGGTCCTTGGATACAACCCCGGGATCGTAACAACAGAATTGCCTGGAAGGGGAAGATGGTTTCGCGTCATCCTCGGGGGCTTTGAGACCCGCCAGGAAGCCCAAAAAGTAGTGGGTGTTGTGTCTAAGAAGATCGCCGGGTTGAGTTGTGTGATCCGTTCTACGAACGGCCCAGAGGGGTCGGGGGAGGTACAGGGGTGGTAA
- the ffh gene encoding signal recognition particle protein, whose protein sequence is MFESLTERLEGIFKKLKGRGSLNEENIASALKEIRMALLEADVNFKVVKEFIEDVRTRAVGREVFASITPGQQVVKIVHDRLVELLGGVSGQIRFGNRFPTPIMLVGLQGCGKTTTAVKLAHYLIKQGKRVYLVPADVYRPAAVRQLWILGEKIGAGIFDAKDLQDPVMICVQAIAEARRMGYEVAIIDTAGRLHINTEMMEELKKVKDVINPSEILLVLDAMTGQDAVNMAGKFNELLGIDGVIMTKMDGDARGGAALSLKAVIGKPIKFIGVGEKIEALDIFHPERMASRILGMGDVLTLVEKAQATVDEKAARELEKKIRKNEFTLDDFRDQLTQIRKMGPLQDIIGMIPGLGNVKALRNVTPDKGELIKITAIIDSMTKKERLNYQIIDGRRRKRIAIGSGTTVQDVNRLLKNFAEMRKIMKRMTKKGGMRRSLMRGNFPF, encoded by the coding sequence ATGTTTGAGAGTCTCACAGAAAGATTAGAAGGCATTTTTAAGAAACTGAAAGGGAGAGGTTCTCTCAATGAAGAAAACATTGCCTCTGCCCTGAAGGAGATCCGGATGGCCCTTCTTGAGGCGGATGTCAATTTTAAAGTAGTCAAGGAATTCATCGAGGATGTCAGGACAAGGGCGGTAGGCAGGGAGGTCTTTGCTAGTATTACACCCGGTCAGCAGGTGGTGAAGATCGTCCATGACAGGCTTGTTGAGCTGCTGGGTGGAGTAAGCGGCCAGATAAGGTTCGGTAACCGGTTTCCGACGCCAATCATGCTGGTTGGTCTCCAGGGATGTGGTAAAACAACAACGGCAGTCAAGCTTGCCCACTATCTGATAAAGCAGGGTAAAAGGGTTTATCTTGTTCCCGCTGATGTATACAGGCCGGCGGCCGTCAGGCAACTGTGGATTCTTGGTGAGAAGATCGGTGCGGGGATCTTTGATGCAAAGGATTTGCAAGATCCGGTCATGATTTGTGTACAGGCCATCGCCGAGGCGAGAAGAATGGGTTACGAGGTAGCCATCATTGATACAGCGGGCAGGCTGCACATCAACACGGAGATGATGGAAGAATTGAAAAAGGTCAAAGATGTGATCAATCCATCGGAGATTCTTCTTGTATTGGATGCCATGACCGGCCAGGATGCTGTGAACATGGCGGGAAAATTCAATGAGCTTCTCGGTATAGATGGTGTGATCATGACCAAGATGGATGGTGATGCCCGTGGTGGTGCGGCCCTGTCACTGAAGGCGGTGATCGGAAAACCGATCAAGTTTATCGGTGTGGGTGAAAAGATCGAAGCCCTCGATATTTTTCACCCGGAGCGTATGGCCTCAAGGATTCTCGGTATGGGTGATGTCCTGACCCTCGTCGAGAAGGCACAGGCTACAGTTGATGAAAAGGCAGCACGGGAACTGGAAAAGAAGATCCGGAAGAATGAATTTACCCTCGATGATTTCCGGGATCAGTTGACCCAGATCAGAAAGATGGGTCCTCTTCAGGATATTATCGGCATGATCCCTGGATTGGGCAATGTTAAGGCACTCAGGAATGTGACCCCGGATAAGGGTGAACTGATCAAGATCACGGCGATCATTGATTCGATGACGAAAAAGGAACGCCTGAATTATCAGATTATAGATGGCAGGCGGAGGAAGAGAATTGCCATAGGAAGTGGGACAACGGTTCAGGATGTCAACCGGCTGTTAAAAAATTTTGCGGAAATGAGAAAAATCATGAAGAGGATGACAAAAAAAGGAGGAATGAGAAGGTCATTGATGAGGGGTAATTTCCCCTTTTGA
- the rpsP gene encoding 30S ribosomal protein S16, with product MAVKIRLTRRGGKGRPFYRVVAAESSSPRDGRFLEILGSYDPKKDPAAIVLKEDRITDWLLRGAQPTLTVSQLLKKKGISVGA from the coding sequence ATGGCAGTTAAAATAAGATTAACACGGAGAGGGGGAAAAGGAAGGCCTTTTTACAGAGTTGTGGCGGCTGAGTCCAGTTCCCCGAGAGATGGTAGATTTTTAGAGATCCTGGGAAGTTATGATCCCAAAAAAGATCCGGCAGCGATTGTGCTGAAAGAGGATCGTATCACCGACTGGCTTCTTAGAGGAGCCCAGCCGACTTTGACAGTGTCACAATTGCTGAAAAAGAAAGGAATCAGTGTTGGGGCATGA
- a CDS encoding KH domain-containing protein, which produces MKELIKYIAQALVDNPDMVDVSEVIGEQTSVIELRVAKEDLGKVIGKQGRTAKAMRTILSAASTKIRKRAVLEIIE; this is translated from the coding sequence ATGAAAGAGTTGATCAAGTACATTGCTCAAGCGTTGGTGGATAATCCTGATATGGTTGATGTTTCCGAGGTGATTGGTGAGCAGACTTCGGTGATTGAACTGAGAGTAGCGAAGGAAGACCTGGGTAAGGTTATCGGCAAACAGGGAAGGACCGCAAAAGCCATGAGGACCATCTTGAGTGCAGCTTCGACGAAGATACGTAAAAGGGCTGTTTTAGAGATCATTGAATAG
- the trmD gene encoding tRNA (guanosine(37)-N1)-methyltransferase TrmD, translating to MIQFDILTIFPEMFASPFNCSLLKRAREKGLIDIRLHNIRSYAGDKHRMTDDAPYGGGGGMVMKVEPIDRALACIVPKREQSLVILLAPQGETFNQRVAEELSGYSQIVLICGHYEGVDERVVAYLVDREISIGDYVLTGGELSAMVVIDATSRLIPDVLGNRESASFDSFSTGLLEYPHYTRPSEYRGWKVPEVLLSGNHREIQTWRCRESLRRTLLRRPDLLEKAKLSEEDIKILKDIKVGSLKEEFVG from the coding sequence ATGATACAGTTTGATATCCTTACTATTTTTCCTGAGATGTTTGCCTCTCCTTTTAATTGCAGCCTCTTGAAGAGGGCCAGGGAAAAGGGATTGATAGACATTCGTCTTCATAATATCCGAAGCTATGCCGGGGATAAGCACAGGATGACTGATGATGCCCCCTATGGTGGCGGCGGTGGGATGGTAATGAAGGTGGAGCCTATTGACAGAGCTCTGGCATGTATAGTTCCGAAAAGAGAGCAGTCTCTCGTTATCCTCCTGGCACCACAGGGCGAAACATTCAACCAGAGAGTGGCAGAGGAACTGTCAGGTTATTCTCAAATTGTGCTCATCTGCGGTCATTACGAAGGTGTGGACGAGAGGGTCGTGGCCTATCTGGTTGACAGGGAGATTTCCATCGGCGATTATGTCCTGACGGGAGGTGAATTATCGGCTATGGTTGTGATTGATGCCACATCCCGCCTGATTCCAGATGTCCTGGGGAATCGTGAATCGGCTTCGTTCGATTCTTTTTCCACGGGACTTTTAGAATATCCCCATTATACGCGTCCTTCTGAGTATCGAGGCTGGAAGGTTCCCGAGGTGTTGCTCTCTGGAAATCACCGGGAGATCCAGACATGGCGGTGCAGGGAATCACTCAGGAGGACTCTTTTGCGGCGGCCTGACCTGCTGGAGAAGGCAAAGCTTTCAGAGGAAGATATAAAGATATTAAAAGATATCAAAGTCGGGAGTTTAAAGGAGGAGTTCGTAGGATGA